The Bacillota bacterium LX-D genome has a window encoding:
- a CDS encoding holo-ACP synthase, with translation MIKGIGTDIIEINRLHAAFQRRPALEKRLFTAEEILYCREKHNPYPSFAVRFAAKEAVLKALGTGLRKCSWQEINIEVNSMGAPQVKLTGQAAIIASQRGIEQWHLSLAHSADYAIAYVAGE, from the coding sequence ATGATTAAAGGAATTGGCACTGATATTATAGAAATCAATCGTTTGCATGCTGCTTTTCAACGTCGACCCGCTCTGGAAAAAAGGTTGTTCACTGCAGAGGAAATACTGTACTGCCGGGAAAAGCATAACCCCTATCCTTCTTTTGCTGTACGTTTTGCAGCTAAGGAAGCAGTGTTAAAAGCATTGGGTACTGGTTTGCGCAAGTGTTCTTGGCAGGAAATTAACATAGAGGTTAATAGCATGGGAGCTCCTCAAGTTAAGTTGACGGGCCAAGCTGCAATAATTGCATCCCAAAGGGGAATTGAGCAGTGGCATCTTAGTTTGGCCCATAGTGCCGACTATGCTATAGCATACGTAGCAGGGGAGTAA
- a CDS encoding phosphatase yields MHIKADLHTHTIASGHAYSTVQEMAQAASSKGLEALAITDHSLNFPGGPHQYYFENISAIPGNLAGVEILKGVEANIVNTDGEIDMPDYLLRSLDLVVAGFHEKCGYESSTVEENTTAMLNALSKPYVYFISHPGNPKFPVNLEKLAFTAHKLGKAIEVNNSSFLRSRPGSVSRCKQLLEYAKKYQTLLVINSDAHIFTAVGEVNAAIEAVEQAGITSEQVLNASVERLHNYLNKHKNRLISILA; encoded by the coding sequence ATGCATATTAAGGCCGATTTGCATACTCATACAATTGCTAGCGGTCATGCCTACAGTACAGTGCAGGAAATGGCACAGGCAGCAAGCTCTAAAGGTTTAGAGGCACTTGCAATTACAGACCATAGTTTAAATTTTCCCGGGGGGCCGCATCAGTATTACTTCGAAAACATATCAGCAATTCCGGGGAATTTAGCAGGTGTGGAAATTCTTAAGGGAGTTGAAGCAAATATAGTCAATACTGACGGAGAAATAGATATGCCGGACTATCTGCTGCGCAGTTTAGATTTAGTGGTTGCTGGCTTTCATGAAAAATGTGGTTATGAATCTTCTACCGTTGAAGAAAATACTACAGCTATGTTAAACGCTCTTAGCAAACCTTATGTCTATTTCATCAGTCACCCTGGCAATCCTAAATTCCCAGTAAATTTAGAGAAACTTGCTTTTACGGCTCATAAGTTAGGTAAAGCTATAGAAGTTAATAATAGTTCTTTTCTTCGGTCCAGACCAGGCAGTGTTTCTAGATGCAAGCAGCTGCTAGAATATGCCAAAAAATATCAAACCTTGCTTGTAATAAATAGCGATGCTCATATTTTTACAGCAGTAGGAGAAGTAAATGCTGCTATAGAGGCTGTTGAGCAGGCAGGAATTACTTCGGAACAGGTTTTAAATGCTAGTGTTGAACGTTTGCACAATTATTTAAATAAACATAAAAACCGACTAATTAGTATCTTAGCATAA
- a CDS encoding DUF1540 domain-containing protein has product MQHIHCSISNCHYWEEGNKCQAQEILVTSDLVADAMPSNYDAHQAGLQMDSTPVDDITKTCCKTFVEKGSNETKADDIKRQ; this is encoded by the coding sequence ATGCAACATATACACTGCAGTATTAGCAATTGCCACTACTGGGAAGAAGGTAATAAATGCCAAGCACAAGAAATCTTAGTTACATCAGATTTAGTTGCTGACGCTATGCCCAGTAATTATGATGCCCATCAAGCAGGATTACAAATGGATTCAACTCCAGTTGATGATATTACTAAAACCTGCTGCAAAACATTTGTGGAAAAAGGTTCTAATGAAACTAAAGCGGATGATATTAAAAGGCAATAA